The Poecilia reticulata strain Guanapo linkage group LG1, Guppy_female_1.0+MT, whole genome shotgun sequence DNA window ttatatataaacctcaacaaacaaaaaaagagaagaaagagaaaaaagctttCAGGGTAAGTTGTTTGTATCCAGGCCTCTCTATAAGCATTTTATGGGAAATAAGCCCCTGTGCCAAGAAGTCATCAGTGCATATTTTCGGTTTCGTTTTCCAAAAGCATTCAAGCAGGAAAAGGAGGTTGCTGCAACTTGCTTGAATTGGCAGATTTACAAGAATGACAAGACGCGCTCCGGTTGTGTGAAACTCACTGGACATGCTGAGGTCTTTCGTCTCCTGGGTCTCATGGCCGCACTTCGGACAAGGTGGAGCCTTGCCTTTCTCCTGTTTGAACACTTTACTCTTGGCATGGTCGTCACAGTAACAGGCCTGCAGATATGAAgaggaaaacttttaatactCACCGTCCTTTCAACTATgcattaaaaacaggaaagtgttccagaaagagaaaatgtccAAGCGACAGAACGACAAAGGAAACGGACACTGCAAGGAcagaactaaaataataaacactttaagtcaagtcatttctgtttttacccCTTTGAATAGAAAAACCAGTCATGCTGAGTAGATGAGGAAGTGGAAGTAGTCAAAAATCAATAGACAGTTTACTTCTAGTTGTTTATACACAAATTTaaacaccataaaaaaaataatggtattactgtaaaaaacaagaaaactgagGGAATAGCAAGAAACTGAAGACATTacgtttaaaacaaatcaaatatgaAATAAGGTCCCATTTAAAAGAGCCAGCAGTTTATGTGCTTTTAAGTGAGTTGTTTATGAATAGTAACAGAAGCTGTAATACTTCGCAGTTTGAGCTAGGAGAAAATACGGACAGTAAAAGTTGCCCGAGAATGCAGCCTTGAGGAACACCACACGACTGAGTGAATGATCACAGGCTGAAACAGGTTTTTATGCAGGCATGAAACCAACCACCTGAATTCAATGGGTTTGGGTCATTGGAGCAAAATATGACAGGATGCGATAAAAGGCCTGTAGAAGATTTTTCTGCTTATTggcaaatatgaaaacatttttgccagTAAACAAACACGGAGAAGCTTCTAGGCACCACaatggaacaaacttccagaaaactgcaaaacagctgaaacactgagttccaaGTGGACCCCGCTTATTGGCAAAGGTCCACTAGAGACAGGAACCAGTGACCCAGCAATAAGAATAAGAGGGTATGCACAATGGACAGATCAATGGGTGATGGACataaagatggatggatggacgatGAAGAACGGAGAAGAAGCTGGACTAGAAGCCCAACCGCGCTGCTCATCATTCATCAGTACAAAACCCGGCACCAGGCTCAGTAAGGACTCTTAAAAAAGCTGGAAAACTCCCAGAGCAGAACACCAAAGCTCTCCGTGATGGACGCTCTGTTCCGCCTCCGCCAAGATACCACTACGCTCGACAGCTTCTTCAGATCTGAAGCCTCCAGGACTGGATTTCCTCTCCTACTCCGTCATGGCGACAGtatattaaaatgtcaagaGTCGACATCCTGGAAATTTCCACTGGTCAAAacttctacactgcaaaaacacaaaatgctaccaagtatttttggtttagcaAATATTGTAGTACATTATTTAGTACAAATGTTGTAGTACAtttaaaagaagacaaaacttactgacgagtaacttttcagcaggatagAGGCGCCCAATAATTCCTTGATAgtgattaaaaagtactagctccactagcagattattccactaaaaatatcttgtttcaagtgagaaaaaatctgccagtaaaCTTAGtagtttttaatcattattaagaaataatttacttaaaaacagGCTCTTATATCTCACTGAGAAGTCACTTGCtatgtttttctcttatttcaagtataccaAGATATTCATACAAGAAACTGGCCAGAAATGCTTGGTAGGATTTcgtgttttgcagtgtaaataataaatcaaagatCCTGAGCCTCAAAACACAGTTAATCACACAGTCTCATCATTTCTTGTCCTTTAGCTGCGAGTAGTTGCCAGATCTAATTgcttaacattttcaaattgtgAAATGGCTTCAGAAGCGACATCTTATGTTGAACCCAGCTGCAGATGACACACTGACTTCCTGTTCCCTGGAGTAAAGAATGGTCTTGTTCCAACTCTTCttgttataaatgtttaattaccTTTTAATATGCAACCTTTGACCAAAACGTTTTTCTTTCACGCTGCTGTTGTACAACCCTGCCACAGCAGCAGCGTTTACGTAAACCTCTAACGCCTTAAAGAATGCTGAGTCAGCATAACCGTGGTTACATGTCTTTATCTAACTGTAAAATGCAGCTACATCAAGATATTAACTGACACAGAAATTGCTTTAAATAACTATAACCAACTGGGATCAAGATGCAgagtttttataagtttttcctcattttgtccctctaaaaaaaaacaaaaaacatttcaatgtgtttttttgtgattttgtgcGACAAGTCAGCACAGAGTGGTGCATAATTGAGAATATGCAAAGCGTGGTATGAATATTCTGATATTCATACCACACATATGAGACAGCCTCAGTCTGCCTGAGGTAATACCATGTAGAAACACCTTTTGGACCAGTACCTGCTGCaagtgttatttgtttttttgatcaTGCATCGCTCTCTGACCCCCAACTTCTTTTAAGTGTTTTGCTTTCAAAGCATTCCATTTAATGAACTgtgtattgaaaatattttcattttaacgCCATGATAACTCGACCCTGAGGTAGAGCTTGCATAACAACACATGCTTATTTTTAGCCGCTCAGTTTAAAGTCTAACCCGTCCGCAGGAGGTCAAACGAGTTTCTGGCAAGTCAAGTTTTATCTGATCAGAACGTTTCCGCACAGCTGCTCAGATGGGAAAGCCTTAATCTTTAGTTTCATTTATTCAACCTCAGTATacctgcaaacaaaaacaaaaagtacttGCGTTTGTCTAATTTTAGTTCACAGAATATGTTAAAGGAATTTTGAGGGCCGGTCTTTTCTCGTGTGATGCAGGCTGATGGGATGGATAAAATTTCCAGCTGAACATTCTCACCTTACAGCGCAGGCACGAGTGTTGTCCCAGTCTGTTACAGGAaacacctgaaataaaacacaggaaaggaTAAAAATGCATTCACTTTCTCTTTCGTGCACAAATCTCCCCTCCAGGTATTACTCTGCAGAACAAATAAGACACAATTTATTCTCCTTTTAACCACATGAATGGGCGCGTAAATCCACATGACTCACATTTAAAGGTTTCTGCCTGCAGGATCTGACAGCTGGCCTGGTGCTCAAATTGATCATCCTCACATAAGAAATTCCGACAGAAGGAACAGCGGAAAATCCGACCTCCTGCAAAGGAAATGGAGCATCCCGCTGATTGTCAGTGTTTGAGTGGATGGGATTTGTTTACAAGCAGAAGGGAGTGTCTTACCGTGATCCCAGACTCCACGCTCACACTCGATGCAGTCGGCGTCGGCCAGAGGACACGAGCAGGCGTGGGTGCTCAGACATTTCCTACCGTGGCAGACCCAGGCTTCACAGAAGTCACACACTGCCCCCTTGtggataaaaacagattttacatatttttacaggATAAAAATGATCTAAACTTGGTTAACTGGAGAAAAGCTGGCAGCATATTCCACATGATTATTATTAGTTCAAGAAGGAttgaggcaaaaacaaaaagctcttTGTGAAAAAACTACCAGGGTACTTGAATACATTTCTTAAAGAGCCgaaaagaaaactttcaagCTGAATGCCGACgtaaaaaaagaagctcaatataaaaaaaattaaaataggagctaaaaataaaaatccctttcAGCCTGTTAACCAGcagcctgacaaaaaaaataccaaaattaaaTCAACAGTTGTTCTTATGGAAGAAGACCAGGACTCCTGaaagtaaagaataaaataactgaCTTTGATCTCACACtattaaagtcagatttctgagaaaaaagttagaacaaagcaacaaatgtttaatcgcagaaaacatctaaaacagtTTATCTAGCTGGGATactgaaaaaagtcagaaatctgacaaaaaaatgtctgaattctgaggaaaaaagtgatttttttttccctcatcactGCTCCCATCTCCTTCAGAGAACATGCGAAAACTTGGTCTCTTTGGGAagatatcaaaatattttattttcatctttgcagtcaattaaaatcaaacagtaTTGGTCAAAATTGGAATCATCAGattaagctttttaaagattgtgatGGGCCTGGAAACTGAAATCGGTGCCCCCTAGTGGAAATATGTTCTTGGCTTTTGCACACTTGAGGCTCGATTGTGATTTTTTCTTCACTCTGTTCCCGACTAGATCAACTTTATtccctaataaataaaatcctacaATGAAAATATGACGTAGTTATTTTCTGCACTTaatctggctttttaaaaacactgaaactaaTAAACCAATTATCAATTACAAGACTTTAAAGAGAAGAATGGCTTACATCAGATAAAATAGTAGGTAGTTTCATACAAGCATATACTTTAATAAAGCGactaattttatttaaccacagAAAATATCTAGAATTGTATATTTAACCATAGAGTGCAACTGTTGCCATCTAGTTTATAAAACAGATCCAGATCATAACAAGATTTACTCATGGTTTGATATAAACTCACCACCATGGCCATTCCTGTGCTGTGGATCCCTGGATGCTTGATAACACAATCTGAAGCCTTCATACACTTAGTTTTacctacaaaaacacacacacacacacaaataaatccacattataacaataacattattttactccaataatcctaaataaaattgaaacagtccatttgtgtgtaatttaataagACATAAGCCAGTCATACAACAAcattcttcagtcagaggcataTTCCGATTCGTTGCAAGATTGACTGCAACTAGAAATCTTTCTTGTGCACAAGTGTTTGTAGATACTTACATGAGTCACTTtcttaaatgaattaaaaatgcttGAGATAGTGAACAATTAGGTGGAATCAGTCTTTAGCTtggtgtttaatttaaagaaaagtggaaaaaaaaactcaccacaCTGAGCGCAGACAGGCAGCTTCTGCACAGAGTTACAGAAGTAGCAGAAAGCCCTGTTCTTCTGCTTCCTAAGAAAATTAAGCAGGTATACGTTTATTTCTCTTCAAATCAAAGTTCTTCTGAATCCGTTTCATTCGCTTTAAATACAGACTTACCGCTGACATTTGTCACAttcctgtaaaaacacaacaaacacagaggATTAGCACGCTGCAGTGTTTGCACTGTTAGCCAAAGCAGTAGCAGCTGTAGCGGCTACAGACCATGTTCACGTTGCAGGGGTGTTTGGCCACTTCCACATGCTCCCTGTTGGCTCGGATCTGTTTCTCTCGCTCTTTGCGGTTCTCCGCCTTTTTCCTGGCTCCGGTTTTCTTTTTGGGCATCTCTGAAATCAATAATAGCTGTAACAGGAAAGGGAAAAGTTCATGGTGATCTTAGCTTTTAAACATAGAAGTAGAAAACTAATGGCGTCCACTTCGTGctaatttattttaggttttattttaattaatggcAGCATACAAACACTAACTGACTCATGAATAATTAGTGAAAATGTCATTTCAGATATAAAAGATAACTTTAAATTTTCCTTACCTCACCCAGCGAAGCTAGCGTTAAGTCCGTCTGAAAAATGTGTCCGGTGAAACAATTATGCAATGTTTCAAGGTTCCGCAAGTGGAACAAGCGTCACTTCTCTATTTCTCTTGGTGCATTACCACCGTCAGCAGTGGCATGTGGAGTGTGGACTGAATCTTATATCACTTAAATCGTTAGAATTTTATGACATGTAAAATAACTGACAGCAGTGTTGATGCCATTGGGTTGGGTACAGGAAGTAGGCTATAagattttaatatgtttagATTTATACTCAAGACAGGGCATTTTGATAGAAATAATTTGGTCAGTAGAGGTTCAATTATTGTGGCTCCTGcacacagaaaggaaaaaactaGCTGACaaatttgccaaaaatattgcaaaagaGAGTAAATATGGATGTAAAAATGAGCAAACGTGACGTTAAAAGTATAGTTAAGCTGTATGTTAAAAAGAAGTAGGTAATGAGATGAAGAAATCAATTCTGGTCAGTAttataatattgaaaaaaactgTAGAGTTTAGCAAAAGTCATGTACTGGGTAAAACGGCACATTTATTTTACGTTTACTTTAAGAttaagagaaataataaataaaaaaatctttggagagggggttttgctttattattatataaagagcaataaaaataattccttaCTCATAATAccaatattttctaaaaatataaggGAATGTCCTACATTACTATATAACATGTCTGTTATTAAACATAATAATtctaacataatttaaaaaataaataatttgtttatgtattcctcttgtttttaaaatgtattttatttttcaaagtcgGTCCTAAATCAGGTTTCATAAAGAAAAGCTAATATTTGCATTTCGATGCTTCAGTGTCTAGTTTGATTATAACAActgaacatatttattttgagcGTCAGATGCGCCTTGTGAACGGTTAGGTCACGTGCTGATGATCAGCTAGCCGGTTAGTGATGGGAATTCCGGTTTCTATTCAGGAGCCGGATCATTTGGCTCTGATAAGCTAAATGATCCGGGAGAGATCATCATATTAGACAACTTGTCACATATTCTTCCTTAGAAATTAGGACTTTGTTGACATTAGCTTGGCCAAGAGGAACGGCTTTATAGTCTTTATCAGGCGCACCACCAACACAATACAATACAGTTCAAGAGTGGGACTttttatagaagaaaaaaaagatgcaattaATTGGTTTAAGTTTTTTATGCATtcttaaaatctatgtaattaacGAATCAAAATGATTGCATTAATGCATTCATCTGACAGATGATGACTTCTTAAAGTCATCATCTgtcagaaaatcaaaacaacaggacgttgttttgattttcttcaaaacaaCGTCCTGCAAGGTGTTGTTTTACACCTTTCTCATTTAAacgagaaacttttttttttaataaaatttaaatcttgTCCTAATCAATTTTAGCGAGAAACGTTCTCATTTTAACAAGATAATGCTCATGTATACATTTTCCAGCTTTCACAGTTAAACGATTCCATACATTAAacattgtcagaaaaaaaaaggacagtcCGTTCATTTAAAAGATCGCACACTGGATCGGCTCAGTCAACAAGAGTCCCTCCTGAGAGCCACGCCCACCAGCTGACGCTGAACAACAACACAATGCACACCCCTCTCTGAGATGCTCCGTGGCTGCTTCCACGCAAACTGCCACTCTGTCAGCCTGTTGGAGCCGGACCTCGGACATCATGgaggttttcatgtctttttaaaGTCACTTCCCTCTGAAGCAGTTGTGATGCGAGTTTAGCCCTGAACACGccatctgtccgtccatccatcagCCGAACCATGGCTCCGTCCCTCCTCCGAGCCTGCCGCAGTCTGGCTCTGTGGACCTGGCTGCTGTCCTTCTGCTTCGTCCAGCTGCTCTGCCTGGACTTCACGGCCGCAGAGAAGGAGGAGTGGTACACGGCCTTCGTCAACATCACCTACCTGGACCCTGTTTCCTCGGAGGTCCGGACGGAGAAGACCGAGTGCGGCCGGTACGGAGAGCACTCGCCCAAGAGACAAGCCAGAGGTCGGGTTCTGATCCCCGGCCTCCCGCAGGACAGACAGGGCTGCGACCCGAACGTCCGCTTTCCCCCGGTCCCCCAGAACACGGCCTGGGTGGCGCTGGTGGCTGAGGGAAACTGCACATTCAGGGAGAAAATCCGCAACGCCGCAAACAGCAACGCGTCTGCGGTTGTTATATACAACAGTGCCAACGACACCATCACGATGCCCCACTCAGGTAAGAGGAAACCGGTCCGAATCGGACCAGAAACGCCGAGATTTTCAGTTTGCGGTGATGTCAGAGAAGACGGATCTTCCTACAGGTGTCCGGCTGGTTAAGCGAGGCCTCGGAGCGGCTCTCACTAATCACTGCGCGAAACTTAGAGGGTGATTAATAGATCCTGGAGCTGGGGCCTCTGAGGTCTCCTGAATCAGTGGCATCTGATATATTATGAATGAATGATCTGGCTGAAGAACCGAATCAATGACCTGGATCCCCAAGGACAAGTTTCCTCTGAGTTCAGATGCTGACTGGAGCTCAGGAGTCAGGTTTCAGATGGTAAATAATCTCATTTCCATTCCAAGAAAGAGAACCAGATTAAACTCGATTACAGAGTGAAAATAatcatgttataaaaaaaagaggtctAAAATCCAGTCTGGTTCATAGTGAAAAAATAATCACCTCTTAAATGGGCAGTATTATGTACGTTCCAGTgacatttcatagcacaattaATTAACTATATTACATCAAAcgtaacttaaaagaaatttgacttggCAATTTAAGGACTTGAAATTgcacctctgtctctttaagaagcttctgctctttctgacattttgccttcagcatgtcatcacaacatttcTACATTAAGCTGTTTACTACGTTCTTATgggtgttgcactgagaagtagctcatataatgagctcagcaggtgctcagttccaccaggtgtttgctaattgctgctgccgctagtctgaaggagcagagtggggagttGTGGGTAGCGGTTTTatgtgaggtggaagcttgaTCTGGAGACTGTAACACCAAACATTTTATACCCCAAGCAGCTTCCCTGGGAGATGAAAAgacttctcaaacatgcatgacagaCAGAATCATAGCAGgactccagatatgtttttgattcacattataacatgataagatctaaaaggttgattttacataatactgacCCTTTAAAATTACTAACTGGTAGTGCTTTCCTCTGCGTCAACAAGTGCAACTCCAAAACCCGGAGTTGCTCTCTGTTGTTTTGGTGTTGCTGTCAGAGTCTGATTTGTTGACAGTGTGTTATCAGCCTGTTGCTACTTTTCATAAAGGTGTGGCCATCGTTAAGATTCAACAGAAACCTGGTGCTTTAAGAGTGTTTGAGCAAAAGATCAGTAGAGTTCTAACAGATGTTGGGAGGAAAAGGCTTCAATAGTTCAGTAACAATTTAATACGCACAGTGAAAACAATCTTGGCGCTACCACAGAAGCTAAAATCTACAGTCTTTCTTATTTCCTTTCGAAAAGCCAAACGgcaccaaagaaaacaaatgccGCTCCcagattggctgctttgcaaatgtcacaatgtcaagtagcattgtgccaaagtacactgctcaaaaaaataaagggaacacttaaacaacacaatataactccaagtaaatcaaacttctgtgaaatcaaactKYYcacttaggaagcaacactgattgacaacggggaccctcgtcgggtcaatcagtgttgcttcctaagtggacagtttgatttcacagaagtttgatttacttggagttatattgtgttgtttaagtgtccctttattttttttagcagtatattTCAGCTCCttaatctgcattttctttgaaaattttagatatgctctgCAAGCAAATCTGCAAAtagtgaaacacaaacaggcaGGTGTTCACTGTACAGCAatctttcttatttttggtAAGAACATGTTCAGCAACCAGCTGCTTTTCATAGCAATTGTTCATATGGAACCTTAATATTTCCATAATTAAACAAAGTTCAGTTGGGTTTGTATACgacactgtaaaaacattaaatcaaacattaacAATTTATGCCATACAGtatgaaacattattttgaatgtGGCTAAGTATTTGTAAAAATACTACGAATATAAAAGGTGGCTGCTATAATTAAccacatttacacattttcccTTTGAGTTCATATTTCTGCCGAAAGAATCTGGAACCTTGTTCTCATTAGTTTTGTGTCTCTTTCAGATGGTTTCCTTATGATTTACTGTCAGTTTCTTTGAGGAGGACGATAAGATAAATCCCACATCATTAAGCAACTCTACAGTTATTTCAGTTGACATAAAGCTCAAAGTTGGTGCATAGATTATTGTATTTTACAGAGTTTGTCCTTTAAATTACTCTGTTGAGCTGCGGAGATGCATTAATTCCCACCATGGGAATTAATGCATGGCCATGGCCATGCATTAATGGCCATGGCCATGCATTAATTCATGGCCATGGCcaataaaaccataaatgtGCATGTGGAGATGTTTAAAGTTACAAAGATCAAATATTAATTTGCAAAACGATAACTATTCAAACACTGTCAGGGAGTTTTAATGCCCAGACAGTCACAATGAGTTATTCTGTCTGTTTAGACCAAAACAACGGATGTTATGTTGAATCTGCTactaaatgtaacatttgacaAGATGTAGATGTCCACCAGATTACAGCAGTGGTGtaaaaactttttaccaaagaaTTAGGACCAtgttaagaaaaatgtaaaaataaatgacaaaaataaagtcaaaacacaagaataaagtaataattttacaactttattctcataatattgactttttttcatgctatgactttattctcataatactaTGACTTCATTCTTATAATATTATgcctttattcttgtaattttattgtttttattttcttaggtGGGCCTTAATACGCCGTCGTCCTTGTGGGTCACAAAAATTTACACTTAGGGCAATTCAAAGTAATTTACAGAATATCAACggagagacaaaaaaagcaacaaaaagctGAAAGCGTCTCAAAGTTTAATCGGAGCACAGTGACATCACACTCCCTCTGTTTAAAGTGTTGCATGAgaagaaacaaatgttaaaactgagatttgaaatgcaattttatctttgaatttattctttGATCTCTCATCAGTTTGTTAGTCAGATTCTTTgaccaaaatcaaaaatgtttttcagtcctGATTTAAAGCAACCAAAAGGTTCTAACAGTTCAGGTTTTCAAGGATTTTGTTCCAGATGTGTGGAGCATCAAAAACTAAATGTAGCCTCAGCTGGTTTAGTTTTGCTCCTGGGAACATTGATTAGCAGGATCTCTGATGATGGTTGACAAGCATCTCTGAAATGGATTTTGACCCAAGACCAAAGTGCTTCATAGACCAATAACACATCTTTCAAACCTCTTTCATAAACAGAAAGAGGTTTCATGAAGTCCATTTTTCAGGGGAGGGTGAGGACTGTGGCAGCAGCATTCTGGCTAagtaattgatttttttgtttctattttatagaaaccaagtaaaaaaaacaactacagtctaatttgcataaaataagagcatgcaccaatttttcttcatgctgttttcacatgtttgccGTTATTCtggcaacattttttaagataatAGCAGGCTGATTTAGTAACAGACTTTACATGATTGCAAGTCCGAAACAACACGCAGGTTTCTTGTCTGCTCTCTGGTCTTTTGCCCCATTGAGTTTGAGTGAGTGCTGATATTTAGCTGAGCATTTCTGGTGTGTCTTCTGTCTTATCTGCATTAATCTGACCCATAAGCTGATGCACTGATTCACAGGAGACTAAAACTGTGTCATAAACATggatatcctcctgactaccaggaaaaaatatattgtacaatcaccatttttttttaaatcccacagtctttgtaaggtaattagaatactgaaaatatttttttggaaaaaaaagtttttatttttgaaatatgatgtgtccattacagaggacaatttttcaacttttaaatacaataaaatacagtcaaaacaattcatagaatgttttaatatgctgctaaaagacttatttagaatattccaacaaaattttaaaccaaaatttgcacaataaaaagttttatgcacttactttgtctcttcccataaaatgtggtAGTACTGATGAACGACATTTTGATGAATgagaaaaaggtacgtacaaaagccccaccccttcacatgtggtatcattgaaaagccctaaatgtcctctgtagata harbors:
- the znf330 gene encoding zinc finger protein 330 produces the protein MPKKKTGARKKAENRKEREKQIRANREHVEVAKHPCNVNMECDKCQRKQKNRAFCYFCNSVQKLPVCAQCGKTKCMKASDCVIKHPGIHSTGMAMVGAVCDFCEAWVCHGRKCLSTHACSCPLADADCIECERGVWDHGGRIFRCSFCRNFLCEDDQFEHQASCQILQAETFKCVSCNRLGQHSCLRCKACYCDDHAKSKVFKQEKGKAPPCPKCGHETQETKDLSMSTRTLKFGRQAGGDDDDDYDGASGYDAYWKNLAAGGSRQDDYGDDDDDDDEEEEEDDGYEEDEEEDEDEEEDETASESLAELKIDGTAA